The sequence CAAATGTTCTCAAGTTCTCAAGTACAAATGTCTTGGTTGTAGAACGTCTTTGAAAGCAGAAATAATTTCATGCATGAAATTGAAAgccagtgaaaaaaagtcagaggTCATGTGGGGCTGTCTTGCTCTGACATTTGACAtcacacatgtactgtataggTAATAACTGAAATCATATATGGAAGTTTTCAGTTAGTTTCTTAGGTAGTGACTGCTACCTAAGGAATTAACTGAAAACTTCCACTTTTGTTTTAGCCAAATACTATAATAattaatgtgtcaaaaaaaagaattcCCCTCGTTTTCTTCCACTCGCAGCTGAACCCAGACGTAAACGTGTTCCAGCGCAAGTTTGTGAATGAAGTGAGGAGATGTGAGGAGATGGACAGGAAACTGAGTAAGTAATGAGACAAGTTAACACTCAGGCCCAGACAAGCCTGATGATTGGTTGAAACATGGATGTTCTGCACTGAACAGGGTTTGTGGAGAAGGAGATCAAGAAAGCCAACATCCCAACTGTGGACACTGGAGAGAATCCAGAGGTGCCTTTTCCCAGAGACATGATCGATTTAGAGGTAATCAATCATCTGCCAGTTCAGTTCAGACTATTGTTGTCCCACAAAATCATGAGTGcaacaaacataaatataaaatttgTCTTGTTGATATGCAGTTTTGATGCCTATCAGTGATGATATATGATCATTTTCACAGTCCATTCCTGTGAGCATCTGTTGTTTGTGATTTGCAGGCCACCTTTGAGAAGCTGGAGAATGAACTGAAGGAGATCAACACCAACCAGGAGGCCCTGAAGAAGAACTTCCTGGAACTGACGGAGCTCAAACACATCCTACGTCGAACCCAGCAGTTCTTTGATGAGGTTTGCTGATTTCACCCTCTCAGACTCACACACCAATTTTCTGCCTCTATACCATCAGTGAACCTGGTTTATTGAACGTTATatatcagggttttttttctagatgCTAATGCTGCAAGCTTTGAGTCAAAAGAACATAAtcagtgtacagtatatgctTTAAGAAAGTAATTTAAAGaggtttttcatttctttctttggcAGATGGAGGATCCCAACCTGCTGGAGGAGTCATCAGCCCTGATGGAGGGCAGTGAAGGGGGCCGCGGGGCCCCACTCAGACTGGGGTAAAGCACGAGAGCTGCGTCATATTCTCTAATAAACACAGCTCAGTTGTTTCAGCAGATGAAACATGTCCTTTACTAAAGAAACAGTCACTGCtattttcacatatatacattttatcaaatttatttttgCCATTCAAAAGGCATGCTCAGTAGGTGCTGTATTTATTATGTACTCTCTGCTCTGAGCTATTGCATGTTCCTTCTGCACAGGTTTGTGGCTGGAGTGATCAGCAGGGAGAGGATTCCCACCTTTGAGAGGATGCTGTGGAGGGTGTGTCGTGGTAACGTCTTCTTAAGGAAGGCAGAGATCGAGGATCCCCTGGAGGACCCCACCACGGTCAGTGCACACATAACATGGATGGAGTCATGGagagcaggaaagagaaaagaattgCCAACACCTTACAGTCATGTTAAAGTACAAAGCAGCATTTGGCTGATTTGAATAGTTAGATATTGGAACGTATAACACTCATCTGTATATTGGTATATAAGTCTTTTCACCTTGTCTTTCAAACAGGGAGACCAAGTCCATAAATCAGTGTTCATCATCTTCTTCCAAGGTGACCAGCTGAAGAACAGGGTGAAGAAGATCTGTGAGGGGTGGGTGTCATATACAGTACAGAGCACTCCACAGACATTTTGAGTTGACCAGTGGAATCTCTGTTATGCAGCTCCCCTGCCTGTGTCAGTTTAAGTGCTGTCTTACATCTGTTTGAATAGACGTTTGAATGCGTGAGATGCTGTGAGTTGACTCTGTTGGTGGGTGTATTTTTCCAGGTTCCGTGCTTCTCTCTACCCGTGTCCAGAGACCCcacaggagaggaaggagatgcTGGCAGGAGTCAACAGCCGCATCGACGACCTCCAGATGGTACGTTCgtcactgtgatggatgtttaccTCCCATTATTGGCACCACTgtttcaaacaaatcaaaacaaataagTGTTACATTAGATGGGTTAGAGTcacataaataaactgaaaaataaacagaaatgacctcagggcacttttcatgtACATGTGGTCCAGACTATACTCTCATAATGTTACTTACAGAGAACATTTCTCCAaggtttttgaaaatgtaaataaagtagTTTCAGAGTAGTTGACCTTGGAGTAAAGCCTGCTTATTGTTTCAGTCACATAACCACGGGCCGTGCAGTTCATTTTCTAATTCGATCATTCTTTCAAAGCGTCTTTGTAGTCTTTGTTACAGTGCAACCTACTCAACAACAAGAAATTAATTTAACTTTGCACAGCAGGATGTCTGTGTTCAGGGTCCTGCTCCTTGATAAAAATTTATTTCCAATCAAATGACAAAAGCCCCGATAGTGTAGGCGGGTCTTTCCATGTGCATGAGTTCTTATCTGTGAAAGACCTTCGTCCTGTCTCATAGTGTTGTGGATCCTCAAAGTTTGCCCTTATTaagcctggaaaaaaaaaaaaaaaagctttggttCTGCCTGAGAGGTCTGCTCTAGACTGAGGCTGCCAACTACATACCATATATTACACTCTACTACAATAGAGCATTTTACTCAGGTTTGCATAGAAAATTGAATTCTGTGCATGGCCTAAGTCTGGGAGCCAGCGCAGTGAGATCATTCCAGTTGGATCGTTTTCTGATTCGTTGTACATTGTAAACAGGTCAAAGGTTAGTGCCAAAGAATGATGAGAAAAGATGCAGTTGGTATTTCTTTGTCCTGAAATAACCATGTGAAGTCTACAGAAGTCCAGAGGGACCATAGGTGTACTTACGACCCATACCGTGAAGACTGTCAGGCCTAACACCGTCCAAACATCCAGTGCTGGCTGGACTGGATCTACAATCTAAAACAAATCTGCCACTGTAGGTGCTGAACCAAACAGAGGACCACCGTCAGCGGGTGCTGCAGGCCGCCTCCAAGACCATGCGGGTGTGGTTCATCAAGGTGAGGAAGATGAAGGCCATCTACCACACTCTCAACCTCTGCAACATCGATGTCACCCAGAAGTGTCTGATTGCGGAGGTGTGGTGTCCCGTCTCGGACCTGGATTCCATCCAGTTCGCTCTGCGCAGGGGGACGGTGAGTTTATTTTAGCTCTCCGTGGCTCTTCCTCCTGTTGTTGTGAGctgtcgcacacacacattttatgctACTTAGTGTTCTGTTCTGACTTTGGCTTCTGTCATTCTgtgatgaaacaaagaaaaaaagttattgattgtacagtgtacagtgcaGTGTACACAGTACTGTGTAACTCTGTTACTATAGCTGTGCTGTTGAAAAGAGGATAAAACTGAATTGCACATATTTATAGGAGGCTGCTGTGTGCTGATAACCTCCATCGTCGGAGTTGCCGCTGTATTCTCCAGTATAAGCTTGTTAGCCTGTCTCGCTGATCTTAGCACCAGATGTCATGGTGATGTGTGAGGTTTCGTTTGCCAGGAGAGGAGTGGCTCGACGGTGCCATCCATCCTCAACAGGATGCAGACCAAGCAGACTCCACCCACCTTCAACAAGACCAACAAGTTCACGTCAGGCTTCCAGAACATCGTTGACGCCTATGGCATCGGGAACTACCGAGAGATCAATCCAGGTTACACACAGCAGTTCATTTGTCTATATTTGAATGGTTCATATTTGAATTACCTATGTTAAAACCTGTAATAGTGAAATTCGACCATTCAAATTCAACAAAGATTCAGCACATGAAAAGATGTTTCCTGAGCCCTGATGTGTGACCGCCCCTTCCCGTGTGTCGCCTATTGCAGCTCCCTACACCATCATTACTTTCCCCTTTCTGTTTGCGGTGATGTTTGGTGACATGGGTCACGGCGTGCTGATGACCTGTGCTGCCCTCTACCTGGTCATCCGAGAGAGTCGCCTCCTTGCCCAGAAGAGCGACAATGAGGTACGGTAAGACATGAATGAGTAAAGAGCCTCAGTTCTCCATCTCCCAGTGTACACAGTGAGCTCTAAAACATATGAAATGTTGCTTTGTGCCTCCCCAGATGTTTAACATGGTGTTTGCTGGACGCTACATCATCCTCCTGATGGGGATCTTCTCCGTCTATACCGGCATCATTTACAACGACTGCTTCTCCAAATCCCTGAACATGTTCGGCTCTGGATGGAGCGTCAGGCCCATGTTTGGCTCCAAAGGAGCTAACTGGTCGTAAGTCAGCCAACTCTGCTTGGACCGATGCTGCCTGAGCTGGTCCACATGCTAGTTTCTATTCTTCATGTTAATCTAGGGatatattttacagtttctgtACAACTAGTAAATAGTTCAGTTCATCCACAGCATGTGAATAATCTGCTTTATTTCTATTATGttcattcctctcctccttaTCTGTCCTAGATCTGAGACACTTGAAGGAAATGCAGTCCTACAGTTAGACCCAGCAATTCCTGGTGTATTCAGCGGGCCTTATCCACTTGGAATCGACCCGGTAAAACCTGCACACTCACTGCAACAATGAACATAAATAGCTGGCTTCAGTTTTCTCTGGTTAGAGCCACAGTGCAAATATTATCTCTGGCTTATAAACTCAAGAGATAAAAGGCtaataatgttttgtgttttatttttccatatcTTATTGTCAGCAAGTTTCAGTAAAAGACCCAAACCAGCAATGAATGTGtcctactaacatgtattgaacCAATGGGCATGTGTCAGAGAGGACAACATGACAAACATCAAGCAAAAAAATAGTCCACAATTTAAGTAAAAATGTTTCCAGCATGGCTAGTGGATTTATTAGTGCACCCCAAGAGAAATAAAGATGAAGAGGAACAGATATCTGTTGTTGGGTTTCAAACACGTGACCCTGTTGTGTGGTCTGTGCAGATCTGGAATGTTGCCACCAACAAGCTGACTTTCCTCAACTCCTTCAAGATGAAGATGTCTGTGATCCTGGGTGTCATCCACATGCTGTTTGGAGTGACTCTCAGTCTCTTCAACCACCTGTACGTTACACACCCAAGGCTAATGCTGAATGTTGACACATTACAATAAtttcctacattttttttttacaccgtTGATCTGATAGAGTGATGAAACATTTACCTGAATTAACTAACTCTCCATATTGTGATATTTTCCCTGCAGGTACTTCAAGAAGCCACTCAACATCTTTCTGGGCTTCATCCCAGAGATTGTCTTCATGGCCAGCCTGTTCGGCTACCTCGTCCTGCTGGTCTTCTACAAGTGGACAGCTTATGACGCCAACACGTCCAAGGACGCTCCCAGCCTGCTCATCCACTTCATCAACATGTGTCTCTTCAACTACAATGACCCCACCAACAAGCCCCTCTACAGGGGACAGGTgccccccccctcaccctcccttCATCCACCCCTCTGCTTCTCCCAGCTCCCTGCCCCTCCTTGCTTCACTAATATAATTAAACACTGGTAGAGAGGGACAGTAGCTCATAGCAAACAAACTCACAATAATAGTTAAATATAGTTTATTTTCTTGTGGCTTAAACTTCttccagagaggtcagaggtcagctctgTGTATTGATACTTTAGGATACTCCTGTGAAGGTTATTCTTGCTCACTGTTTTTGGACAGCCTTATCCAAAGTGGGCTTAGATCGAGCTGTTAACAGATTAAATATCACCTTACTACCAGTAGCATATTACTGTGTTTATCCACAACAGCTCGTAACGTTGAAGGTTGTTGGGTCACTCTTTGTGCTGACAGTCCATGTGCTCATCTCTTCCGTATTTTTGGCTTGTGATGAGCTAACTCAGCTAACTCAGCCTGCCCTGCTCTGCCTACATTGGAAAGTGAGCTTTCTGTTCTTAATATGATTGGTTAGAAACAGTGTTGTGTCTGTACTGTAACTGGCTGTTGGTACATCACCAAGCAATGGACCCAATCAAcagtatatctatatatatatatatatatataagcttCTCATTATAATATCAAGAGAatattttctctcactctcttactATTTATATTGGTCGACGAGTTTCATGTAACACCCGGCTCAAAGACAAAGGCAAAGGACAGAGCTATTGTTCAGGGACTTAGCACTCTGCTGATCACTGCTACACATCGCCAACACCTTGTTaacctctctctgtttgaatCTGTAGATGGGGATCCAGGTTTTGTTGGTGCTGATTGCCCTTGCATGTGTACCCTGTATGCTGATTGTGAAAACTATGGTGCTTCGGCGTCAGCACCTGTGGAAAAAGCACCTGGTATGTGGATCTGACCCCACCTATAACCTTACTGCCAACTTTGATGAATAACAAGTATAACCTTTGATATAACCTTTGTTTTTCCACTCCTATTCTGCCATTCATTTCAATGCACATTGTATTGTGTA comes from Toxotes jaculatrix isolate fToxJac2 chromosome 21, fToxJac2.pri, whole genome shotgun sequence and encodes:
- the atp6v0a1b gene encoding V-type proton ATPase 116 kDa subunit a isoform X3 yields the protein MGELFRSEEMTLAQLFLQSEAAYCCVSELGELGMVQFRDLNPDVNVFQRKFVNEVRRCEEMDRKLRFVEKEIKKANIPTVDTGENPEVPFPRDMIDLEATFEKLENELKEINTNQEALKKNFLELTELKHILRRTQQFFDEMEDPNLLEESSALMEGSEGGRGAPLRLGFVAGVISRERIPTFERMLWRVCRGNVFLRKAEIEDPLEDPTTGDQVHKSVFIIFFQGDQLKNRVKKICEGFRASLYPCPETPQERKEMLAGVNSRIDDLQMVLNQTEDHRQRVLQAASKTMRVWFIKVRKMKAIYHTLNLCNIDVTQKCLIAEVWCPVSDLDSIQFALRRGTERSGSTVPSILNRMQTKQTPPTFNKTNKFTSGFQNIVDAYGIGNYREINPAPYTIITFPFLFAVMFGDMGHGVLMTCAALYLVIRESRLLAQKSDNEMFNMVFAGRYIILLMGIFSVYTGIIYNDCFSKSLNMFGSGWSVRPMFGSKGANWSSETLEGNAVLQLDPAIPGVFSGPYPLGIDPIWNVATNKLTFLNSFKMKMSVILGVIHMLFGVTLSLFNHLYFKKPLNIFLGFIPEIVFMASLFGYLVLLVFYKWTAYDANTSKDAPSLLIHFINMCLFNYNDPTNKPLYRGQMGIQVLLVLIALACVPCMLIVKTMVLRRQHLWKKHLGTQKFGGVRVGNGPTEDEAGIMDHDQLSQHSEEGDEFNFGDVAVHQAIHTIEYCLGCISNTASYLRLWALSLAHAQLSEVLWSMVMHLGLSSRSGGGFFGLSIIFSAFATLTVAILLVMEGLSAFLHALRLHWVEFQNKFYSGQGFKFVPFSFESILEGRFDE
- the atp6v0a1b gene encoding V-type proton ATPase 116 kDa subunit a isoform X10 — translated: MGELFRSEEMTLAQLFLQSEAAYCCVSELGELGMVQFRDLNPDVNVFQRKFVNEVRRCEEMDRKLRFVEKEIKKANIPTVDTGENPEVPFPRDMIDLEATFEKLENELKEINTNQEALKKNFLELTELKHILRRTQQFFDEGDQVHKSVFIIFFQGDQLKNRVKKICEGFRASLYPCPETPQERKEMLAGVNSRIDDLQMVLNQTEDHRQRVLQAASKTMRVWFIKVRKMKAIYHTLNLCNIDVTQKCLIAEVWCPVSDLDSIQFALRRGTERSGSTVPSILNRMQTKQTPPTFNKTNKFTSGFQNIVDAYGIGNYREINPAPYTIITFPFLFAVMFGDMGHGVLMTCAALYLVIRESRLLAQKSDNEMFNMVFAGRYIILLMGIFSVYTGIIYNDCFSKSLNMFGSGWSVRPMFGSKGANWSSETLEGNAVLQLDPAIPGVFSGPYPLGIDPIWNVATNKLTFLNSFKMKMSVILGVIHMLFGVTLSLFNHLYFKKPLNIFLGFIPEIVFMASLFGYLVLLVFYKWTAYDANTSKDAPSLLIHFINMCLFNYNDPTNKPLYRGQMGIQVLLVLIALACVPCMLIVKTMVLRRQHLWKKHLGTQKFGGVRVGNGPTEDEAGIMDHDQLSQHSEEGDEFNFGDVAVHQAIHTIEYCLGCISNTASYLRLWALSLAHAQLSEVLWSMVMHLGLSSRSGGGFFGLSIIFSAFATLTVAILLVMEGLSAFLHALRLHWVEFQNKFYSGQGFKFVPFSFESILEGRFDE
- the atp6v0a1b gene encoding V-type proton ATPase 116 kDa subunit a isoform X13 codes for the protein MGELFRSEEMTLAQLFLQSEAAYCCVSELGELGMVQFRDLNPDVNVFQRKFVNEVRRCEEMDRKLRFVEKEIKKANIPTVDTGENPEVPFPRDMIDLEATFEKLENELKEINTNQEALKKNFLELTELKHILRRTQQFFDEMEDPNLLEESSALMEGSEGGRGAPLRLGFVAGVISRERIPTFERMLWRVCRGNVFLRKAEIEDPLEDPTTGDQVHKSVFIIFFQGDQLKNRVKKICEGFRASLYPCPETPQERKEMLAGVNSRIDDLQMVLNQTEDHRQRVLQAASKTMRVWFIKVRKMKAIYHTLNLCNIDVTQKCLIAEVWCPVSDLDSIQFALRRGTERSGSTVPSILNRMQTKQTPPTFNKTNKFTSGFQNIVDAYGIGNYREINPAPYTIITFPFLFAVMFGDMGHGVLMTCAALYLVIRESRLLAQKSDNEIWNVATNKLTFLNSFKMKMSVILGVIHMLFGVTLSLFNHLYFKKPLNIFLGFIPEIVFMASLFGYLVLLVFYKWTAYDANTSKDAPSLLIHFINMCLFNYNDPTNKPLYRGQMGIQVLLVLIALACVPCMLIVKTMVLRRQHLWKKHLGTQKFGGVRVGNGPTEDEAGIMDHDQLSQHSEEGDEHSEEEPFNFGDVAVHQAIHTIEYCLGCISNTASYLRLWALSLAHAQLSEVLWSMVMHLGLSSRSGGGFFGLSIIFSAFATLTVAILLVMEGLSAFLHALRLHWVEFQNKFYSGQGFKFVPFSFESILEGRFDE